In the genome of Streptomyces lydicus, the window TCGATGCCGCGGCTCGCCCCGCCGCCCGTCCGCGCAGGCCCTCAGGGGTTCTGTTCCCCCACCCCGTAAGGCCCGTCCGCACCCCAGGCCGGGGCGACCGGCGCCGGCCGCTCCACGCCAAGACCGTGAGTCGGCCCCTGGCACCCCTGGGCCGCCGCGATACCGAGCGCCACCAGCAGGGTCACCACCACGAACACGATGATGCGCTGGCGCAGCAGCCGGCGGTCAGGGCCCGGCCGCCGCCCGCCCGACGTCGTACGCACCGGGGCGCGCTTACCGCCAGGACCCGAGGGCCGGGCGGCCGGGACACGGCGCACCGTACGTCCGCCGGTTCTCCGCGGATTCTTCCCCGCGGCCGAGGCCGGGCCGGACGGCCGGGAGCCCGCGTCATGCGAAGCCGCGGGGCGGGACGGGTGCGGACGCGGCGAGGAGTTGCCGGCCGTCCGCCGCTCGGTGCGCTGGCGGGCGTATTCCTCGGCCCGCTGCCCGGTCGGCCGGTCCGTGGGACGGCGCTCCGCATGCTGCCAGGCGGCCCCCGCGCCCGCCCCGTTCTCCAGCGGTCCGCCCGACGGACCGTGCGCCTCACGGGCCGCGATCTCCTTGAGGCGCAGCGACAGCGACAACGTGCTGGGACGGTCCGCCGGATCCTTGGCCAGGCACGAGGCGAGCAGCGGCGCCAGGGCGTCCGGCACCCCGGCGAGCTGGGCCTCCTCGTGGACCACGCGGTAGAGCATGACCTCCGAACTTCCCTGCCCGAAGGGGGAGTCCGCGGTACAGGCGTACGCGAGGGTGGCGCCCAGCGCGAAGATGTCCGTCGCCGGTGTCACGGCGGCCCCGCGCACCTGCTCCGGGGCGAGAAACCCCGGTGAGCCGACGGCCGTACCGACATGGGTCAGCGTGCTGGCGCCGGTCGCCCAGGCGATACCGAAGTCGATGATCCGCGGGCCCTTGGGCGACAGCAGAATGTTGGACGGCTTGAGGTCGCGGTGCACCACGCCCGCGTCATGGACGGCCAACAGCCCCTCGGAGAGCGCGGCGCCGATGGCGGCGACCTGCGCGGGGGACAGCGGGCCGCCCTCGTTGACCTTGTCGTGCAGCGAGGGGCCCGGGACGTACTGGGTGGCGAACCAGGGGCGGTCCGCATCGAGGTCGGCCGCGACCAGCCGGGCCGTACAGCCGCCGCGGATCCGCCGGGCGGCCGAGACCTCACGAGCGAACCGGGAGCGGAATTCCTGATCCTCCGCCAGGTCCGGCCGGATCACCTTGAGTGCCACCCGCTGCCCGCGCTTGTCCGAGCCGAGATAGACCACGCCCATCCCGCCCGCGCCGAGCCGGCGGTGCAGCCGGAACGTCCCGACGACACGCGGGTCCTCGCGTCGGAGCCGCATCAT includes:
- a CDS encoding serine/threonine-protein kinase — translated: MAMMRLRREDPRVVGTFRLHRRLGAGGMGVVYLGSDKRGQRVALKVIRPDLAEDQEFRSRFAREVSAARRIRGGCTARLVAADLDADRPWFATQYVPGPSLHDKVNEGGPLSPAQVAAIGAALSEGLLAVHDAGVVHRDLKPSNILLSPKGPRIIDFGIAWATGASTLTHVGTAVGSPGFLAPEQVRGAAVTPATDIFALGATLAYACTADSPFGQGSSEVMLYRVVHEEAQLAGVPDALAPLLASCLAKDPADRPSTLSLSLRLKEIAAREAHGPSGGPLENGAGAGAAWQHAERRPTDRPTGQRAEEYARQRTERRTAGNSSPRPHPSRPAASHDAGSRPSGPASAAGKNPRRTGGRTVRRVPAARPSGPGGKRAPVRTTSGGRRPGPDRRLLRQRIIVFVVVTLLVALGIAAAQGCQGPTHGLGVERPAPVAPAWGADGPYGVGEQNP